In one Polyangia bacterium genomic region, the following are encoded:
- the rplN gene encoding 50S ribosomal protein L14: MVQTTTTLDVADNSGAKKIMCIRVLGGTKRKYASLGDVIIVSIKEAIPNAKVKKGDVAKAVIVRTKKEVSRQDGSYIRFDANSAVLVDKDNEPIGTRIFGPVARELRAKRFMKIISLAPEVL, from the coding sequence ATGGTTCAAACAACAACGACGCTAGACGTGGCCGACAACTCGGGTGCCAAGAAGATCATGTGCATCCGGGTTCTGGGCGGCACCAAGCGCAAGTACGCGTCGCTGGGCGACGTGATTATCGTCTCGATCAAAGAGGCGATCCCCAACGCCAAGGTCAAGAAGGGTGACGTGGCCAAGGCGGTCATCGTGCGCACCAAGAAAGAGGTCTCGCGCCAGGATGGTTCCTACATCCGCTTCGACGCGAACTCGGCGGTCTTAGTGGACAAGGACAACGAGCCGATCGGGACTCGCATCTTTGGGCCGGTGGCCCGCGAGCTGCGCGCCAAGCGGTTCATGAAGATCATCTCGCTGGCGCCGGAGGTTCTGTGA